A genomic segment from Syntrophales bacterium encodes:
- a CDS encoding enoyl-CoA hydratase-related protein has product MEYKNILFTVEDGVATVTFNRPKALNAMNSETMAELLSAVTHCKNDDGIRVLILTGAGEKAFVAGADISEMQEMKPYQALAFMEICPETDGHARFCPQDGQTQHQFRLRPCPR; this is encoded by the coding sequence ATGGAATACAAAAACATCCTCTTTACCGTTGAGGACGGGGTCGCCACGGTAACCTTCAACAGGCCAAAGGCATTAAATGCGATGAATTCCGAAACGATGGCCGAGCTTCTCAGCGCCGTGACACACTGTAAAAACGATGATGGTATCAGGGTCCTGATCCTGACCGGCGCCGGTGAAAAGGCATTTGTGGCCGGTGCAGACATATCTGAAATGCAGGAGATGAAACCGTATCAGGCGCTTGCCTTCATGGAAATTTGCCCTGAAACTGACGGGCATGCCCGGTTTTGCCCTCAAGATGGCCAAACACAGCATCAATTTCGGTTACGACCTTGCCCTCGATAA
- a CDS encoding long-chain fatty acid--CoA ligase yields the protein MSLGKMLEESCRQYGENVAIIHDDISLTYNELNRAANAIGNRLKSWGLQKGDKVALLLSNCPEFIISYFAIQKIGAVAVTLNTMSTAYELRYLIGNSEAKVLVTEAPLTKRFEEISGDVPLCRHLLVTNGLDAASPFGEIVEEGPFMLDMSEIVGDDPAVMIYTSGLTGKPLGATLTHRNLLGQSDLIRDLCGGTERDRALCVIPFFHSFGAAVNMLSAVRIGAGMVLMDRFSIDDIFSAIERNKVTYIASVPGVFLGMLFHKETERYNVRALRLCITGGAAMPAEFTPAFEKRFGVKVLEGYGLTEASPVCTFSRPDMVQKPGSIGVVIPGVEAKIVDDSGKELPAGESGELIIKGENVMKGYYRDEEATALVIRDGWLYTSDLAKIDEDGYIFLTGRKKRMIITWGFNVYPREVEIVLDMHPAVKASRVVGMSDLMRGEIVKAFVVKSEGADSDKRSIVRHCRNYLSPYKVPRKVEFVENLD from the coding sequence ATGAGTCTGGGGAAAATGCTGGAAGAGAGTTGCAGGCAATACGGAGAGAATGTGGCTATTATCCACGACGATATAAGCTTGACCTATAACGAATTGAACAGGGCGGCAAACGCCATCGGAAACCGGCTGAAAAGCTGGGGACTGCAAAAAGGGGATAAGGTTGCCCTGTTGCTTTCCAATTGTCCCGAATTTATCATCTCCTACTTTGCCATCCAGAAGATCGGTGCCGTTGCCGTTACTCTCAATACCATGTCTACGGCTTATGAACTACGATACCTGATTGGCAATAGCGAGGCAAAAGTATTGGTTACCGAAGCCCCGCTAACGAAGCGATTTGAGGAAATAAGCGGGGATGTCCCCCTCTGCCGGCATCTGCTTGTTACCAATGGTCTGGATGCCGCTTCGCCTTTCGGGGAGATTGTTGAGGAAGGCCCCTTTATGCTTGACATGTCGGAAATTGTCGGAGATGACCCCGCCGTTATGATCTATACCTCCGGCCTTACCGGCAAACCACTCGGCGCTACCCTCACCCATAGGAACCTCCTTGGCCAGTCTGACCTTATCAGAGACCTTTGCGGCGGCACGGAAAGGGATCGGGCGCTCTGTGTGATACCATTCTTTCATTCCTTTGGCGCTGCAGTCAACATGCTGAGTGCCGTCCGCATCGGGGCCGGCATGGTGTTGATGGATCGGTTCAGCATAGATGATATCTTCAGCGCCATCGAAAGAAATAAGGTGACCTATATCGCCTCTGTCCCGGGGGTGTTTCTCGGCATGTTGTTTCATAAAGAGACCGAGCGTTACAACGTGAGAGCCCTGAGGCTTTGCATCACCGGGGGCGCCGCCATGCCGGCGGAATTTACTCCCGCCTTTGAAAAAAGATTTGGTGTCAAAGTCTTAGAGGGTTACGGCCTCACCGAGGCATCACCTGTCTGTACATTCAGCAGACCTGATATGGTACAGAAGCCGGGTTCTATCGGCGTCGTTATCCCCGGTGTTGAGGCGAAGATTGTGGACGATTCTGGTAAAGAGTTGCCGGCGGGTGAGAGCGGGGAGCTTATCATTAAAGGGGAAAATGTGATGAAGGGCTACTACAGGGACGAAGAGGCGACAGCCTTGGTCATCAGAGATGGGTGGCTTTACACGAGCGATCTGGCTAAGATTGACGAGGACGGATATATCTTTCTCACAGGTCGTAAAAAGCGGATGATCATCACCTGGGGGTTTAATGTCTATCCCCGGGAAGTCGAGATCGTTCTCGACATGCATCCCGCCGTTAAAGCCTCCCGGGTGGTTGGTATGTCTGATCTGATGAGGGGAGAGATTGTAAAGGCCTTTGTTGTAAAAAGTGAGGGAGCGGACTCTGATAAAAGATCAATCGTCAGACATTGCAGAAATTACCTCTCCCCTTACAAGGTTCCTCGCAAGGTTGAGTTTGTGGAAAATCTTGATTGA